A genomic stretch from Algoriphagus halophilus includes:
- a CDS encoding M42 family metallopeptidase — protein MDINVSLLKEICEIAGAPGFEKRVRDLVIALVTPLSDEVKVDNLGNVIAIKKGKRNPDQKKVMVAAHMDEIGFIVTHIDDNGFLRFHTLGGFDPKTLTAQRVIVHGKEDLVGVMGSKPIHVMSQEERTKLPKTTDFFIDLGMPKSEVEKVISIGDPVTRDRELIEMGDCVNCKSIDNRVAVFILIETLKKLENPAYDVYATFTVQEEVGIRGANVAAHGINPDFGIALDTTIAFDVPGAQAHEKVTELGKGTAIKIMDASTICDYRMVEFMKQTANKQSITWQPEILTAGGTDTAGVQRMGKHGAIAGAISIPTRHLHQVIEMAHKQDIADSISLLTACLEQVDQYDWKH, from the coding sequence ATGGACATAAACGTATCCCTTTTAAAAGAAATTTGTGAAATCGCCGGCGCACCGGGTTTCGAAAAGCGAGTAAGAGACTTGGTAATAGCGTTGGTAACGCCCCTTTCCGATGAAGTAAAGGTAGATAACCTGGGAAATGTGATCGCCATCAAGAAAGGAAAAAGAAATCCAGATCAAAAAAAAGTGATGGTGGCTGCCCACATGGATGAGATTGGATTTATCGTGACGCATATCGATGACAATGGATTTTTAAGATTCCATACATTGGGTGGTTTTGATCCAAAAACCTTGACGGCACAGCGGGTGATCGTTCATGGAAAGGAAGATTTGGTAGGTGTTATGGGAAGTAAGCCAATTCATGTGATGTCCCAGGAGGAGAGAACCAAGCTTCCAAAAACGACAGATTTTTTCATTGACCTGGGGATGCCTAAATCAGAGGTGGAAAAAGTGATTTCAATTGGGGATCCTGTAACCAGAGATCGAGAATTAATTGAAATGGGTGATTGTGTGAATTGTAAATCCATTGATAATAGAGTAGCCGTATTTATCTTGATTGAAACCTTGAAAAAATTGGAAAATCCCGCCTATGATGTTTACGCTACTTTTACGGTGCAGGAAGAAGTGGGTATCCGGGGTGCCAATGTGGCCGCACATGGAATCAATCCTGATTTCGGGATCGCATTAGATACGACCATTGCGTTTGACGTACCGGGAGCTCAAGCTCATGAGAAAGTGACAGAGCTAGGAAAAGGAACCGCCATAAAAATCATGGATGCTTCTACAATTTGTGACTACAGAATGGTGGAGTTTATGAAGCAAACCGCTAACAAACAATCCATTACTTGGCAGCCTGAGATCTTAACTGCAGGAGGAACAGATACCGCTGGAGTTCAGCGAATGGGTAAACATGGGGCGATTGCAGGCGCCATCTCCATTCCTACTAGACACCTTCACCAAGTGATTGAAATGGCACATAAGCAAGACATAGCGGATTCTATTTCCTTGTTAACCGCCTGTTTGGAGCAAGTGGATCAGTACGATTGGAAGCATTAA
- a CDS encoding App1 family protein, with protein sequence MNSVKIVQKEVSSKDKVKVEPFLSFGNEDTVFVKGRVITSYKQKRPNSRNSWLKNIIASIRRYSVKSIPNALVEIHLHDQKFQVRTDEEGVFEKQIEVKNPYSVDRLEHVNFKVLEPEEKINSTWITREVKRFSERQGVISDIDDTVLISHSTDIGKKFWLSISKNAYTRRPLPGVSEFYKELTRHKENPIFYVSSSDWSIYDLIRDFMRYRHIPMGPTLLKDKHLNLRNIWKSGHGNHDHKKDKIEFLFRFFPGMHFFLVGDSGQEDPEIYTEIIKKFPGRVTAVFIRLVDELDPERKQKLESQVSLENYFFFKTSKEALELAKENQFI encoded by the coding sequence ATGAATTCAGTAAAAATCGTTCAGAAAGAGGTCAGCTCAAAGGATAAAGTAAAGGTGGAGCCTTTTCTTTCCTTTGGAAATGAGGATACTGTCTTTGTAAAGGGAAGGGTAATCACCTCCTATAAGCAAAAAAGACCCAATTCTAGAAATTCATGGCTGAAAAATATCATTGCCTCTATCAGGAGATATTCTGTCAAGTCTATACCCAATGCTCTGGTGGAGATTCATTTACATGATCAAAAATTTCAAGTCAGAACAGATGAGGAGGGGGTTTTTGAGAAGCAAATTGAGGTAAAAAATCCCTATTCTGTCGACAGATTGGAACATGTGAATTTTAAGGTTCTGGAACCTGAAGAAAAAATTAACTCCACATGGATTACTAGGGAAGTGAAGAGGTTTAGTGAACGGCAGGGGGTGATTTCAGATATTGATGACACTGTTTTGATTTCCCATTCCACAGATATTGGAAAGAAGTTTTGGCTTTCCATCTCTAAAAATGCCTATACAAGAAGACCCTTGCCAGGGGTGTCAGAGTTTTACAAAGAACTTACGCGTCACAAAGAGAATCCCATCTTTTACGTGTCCAGCAGTGATTGGTCGATTTATGATCTGATCCGGGATTTTATGCGATATCGACATATACCAATGGGGCCCACCTTATTGAAAGACAAACATCTAAATCTTAGGAATATTTGGAAGTCCGGTCATGGAAATCACGATCATAAAAAGGATAAGATTGAGTTTCTATTCAGATTTTTTCCTGGTATGCACTTCTTTTTGGTAGGCGACAGTGGTCAGGAAGATCCGGAAATCTACACTGAAATCATCAAGAAATTTCCAGGCAGGGTCACTGCTGTGTTTATACGACTAGTTGATGAGTTGGACCCTGAAAGAAAACAGAAACTTGAATCCCAAGTGTCTTTAGAAAACTATTTCTTTTTCAAAACTTCAAAAGAGGCCTTGGAATTAGCGAAGGAAAATCAATTTATTTAA